A window of Juglans regia cultivar Chandler chromosome 7, Walnut 2.0, whole genome shotgun sequence contains these coding sequences:
- the LOC108988647 gene encoding beta-galactosidase 1-like — translation MSSKLVMWDVIMVFLFGLWVGSGKASVSYDSKAITINGQRKILISGSIHYPRSSPEMWPDLIQKAKEGGLDVIQTYVFWNGHEPSPGQYYFEGNYDLVKFIKLVKQAGLYVHLRIGPYVCAEWNFGGFPVWLKYIPGINFRTDNGPFKVQMHKFTEKIVNMMKAERLYESQGGPIILSQIENEYGPMEYEIGAPGQAYTKWAAQMAVGLGTGVPWVMCKQDDAPDPIINTCNGFYCDYFSPNKAYKPKMWTEAWTGWFTEFGGPVPYRPAEDLAFSVARFIQKGGSFINYYMYHGGTNFGRTAGGPFIATSYDYDAPLDEYGLWRQPKWGHLKDLHRAIKLCEPALVSGDPSVTPLGNYQEAHVFRSKSGACAAFLANYNPRSFAKVAFGDLHYNLPPWSISILPDCKNTVYNTARVGAQSAQMKMVRVPVHGGFSWQAYDEETSSYDDAKFTAVGLLEQINTTRDASDYLWYSTDVKIEANEEFLKSGKYPVLTVLSAGHALHVFINGRLSGTAYGSLEFPKLTFSENVMLRAGINKISLLSVAVGLPNVGPHFETWNAGVLGPITLNGLNEGRRDLSWQKWSYKIGLEGEALSLHSLSGSSSVEWVEGSFVARRQPLMWYKTMFNAPAGNTPLALDMGSMGKGQVWINGQSLGRYWPAYKASGTCSECNYAGTYNEKKCLSNCGEASQRWYHVPHSWLNPTGNLLVVFEEWGGDPNGIFLVRREIDSVCANIYEWQPTLMNWQMQASGKVNKPLRPKAHLWCGPGQKISSIKFASFGTPEGVCGSFREGSCHAHKSYDAFQRSCVGQNSCSVTVAPEIFGGDPCPNVMKKLSVEAVCS, via the exons ATGTCTTCGAAGCTTGTAATGTGGGATGTTATAATGgtgtttttgtttggtttatggGTTGGTTCTGGTAAAGCCTCTGTGTCCTATGACTCTAAGGCTATCACTATTAATGGGCAGAGAAAGATTCTCATTTCCGGATCCATCCACTACCCAAGAAGCTCCCCCGAG ATGTGGCCAGATCTTATTCAGAAGGCAAAGGAAGGGGGGTTGGATGTGATACAGACTTACGTTTTCTGGAATGGGCATGAGCCTTCACCTGGCCAA TATTACTTTGAGGGGAACTATGATCTGGTTAAGTTTATCAAGTTGGTAAAGCAAGCCGGCCTTTATGTTCATCTAAGGATCGGTCCTTATGTTTGTGCTGAGTGGAACTTTGG ggGATTCCCCGTTTGGCTGAAGTACATTCCAGGTATCAATTTCAGAACAGACAATGGGCCTTTCAAG GTTCAAATGCATAAATTCACAGAGAAGATTGTCAATATGATGAAAGCTGAAAGGCTGTATGAGTCTCAAGGTGGTCCAATTATTCTATCCCAG attgaaaatgaatatgGACCTATGGAGTACGAAATTGGCGCACCTGGTCAAGCTTACACCAAATGGGCAGCCCAAATGGCTGTGGGGCTTGGCACCGGTGTCCCATGGGTCATGTGCAAGCAAGATGATGCCCCTGATCCTATT ATAAACACTTGCAATGGTTTCTATTGCGACTACTTCTCTCCCAACAAAGCTTATAAACCCAAAATGTGGACAGAAGCCTGGACTGGCTG GTTTACTGAGTTTGGAGGTCCAGTTCCTTATCGACCAGCTGAAGACTTGGCATTTTCAGTTGCAAGGTTTATACAGAAGGGGGgatcatttattaattattatatg TATCACGGGGGAACAAATTTTGGTCGAACTGCTGGTGGTCCTTTCATCGCTACTAGTTATGATTATGATGCTCCTCTTGACGAATATG GACTTTGGAGACAGCCTAAATGGGGCCATTTGAAAGATTTACATAGAGCCATAAAGCTGTGTGAACCAGCTTTAGTATCTGGAGATCCCTCAGTGACACCACTTGGAAATTATCAAGAG gCTCATGTATTCAGGTCAAAGTCTGGAGCTTGTGCTGCATTTCTTGCAAATTACAATCCAAGATCTTTTGCAAAAGTGGCTTTTGGGGATTTGCATTACAACCTGCCTCCTTGGTCCATCAGCATTCTTCCAGACTGCAAGAACACTGTATACAACACTGCTAGG GTCGGTGCCCAAAGTGCACAGATGAAGATGGTTCGTGTTCCTGTTCATGGAGGATTCTCTTGGCAGGCATACGATGAAGAGACATCCTCTTATGATGATGCTAAATTCACAGCAGTTGGGTTGTTGGAGCAGATAAATACAACAAGAGATGCTTCTGACTATTTGTGGTACTCAACAGA TGTTAAGATCGAGGCCAATGAAGAATTCCTGAAGAGCGGAAAGTATCCTGTTCTTACAGTTTTGTCTGCTGGCCATGCCTTGCATGTTTTCATCAATGGTAGACTATCAG gAACTGCCTATGGAAGTTTAGAATTTCCAAAACTAACATTTAGTGAGAATGTGATGCTGAGAGCTGGAATTAACAAAATCTCACTTCTAAGTGTTGCTGTTGGTCTCCCG AATGTTGGTCCACATTTTGAGACTTGGAATGCTGGTGTTCTTGGCCCAATTACATTGAATGGACTCAATGAGGGGAGAAGAGACTTGTCGTGGCAGAAGTGGTCTTACAAG ATTGGTCTTGAAGGAGAAGCGTTGAGTCTTCATTCACTCAGTGGGAGTTCTTCAGTCGAGTGGGTTGAGGGGTCTTTTGTGGCCCGAAGGCAGCCTCTAATGTGGTACAAA ACTATGTTCAATGCACCTGCTGGAAACACCCCATTAGCCTTGGACATGGGCAGCATGGGTAAAGGTCAAGTGTGGATAAATGGACAGAGTCTTGGCCGCTACTGGCCTGCATATAAAGCATCTGGTACCTGTAGTGAATGTAATTATGCTGGAACATATAATGAGAAGAAGTGCTTAAGCAATTGTGGGGAGGCTTCTCAAAGATG GTATCATGTTCCTCATTCATGGCTAAACCCGACTGGGAATCTGCTGGTTGTTTTTGAAGAATGGGGTGGAGACCCAAATGGGATCTTTCTGGTGAGAAGGGAAATAGATAGTGTCTGTGCTAATATCTACGAGTGGCAGCCAACCCTCATGAATTGGCAGATGCAAGCGTCAGGTAAAGTCAACAAACCGCTGAGACCTAAAGCTCATTTATGGTGTGGCCCTGGGCAGaaaatatcatcaataaagttcGCTAGCTTTGGGACACCGGAAGGGGTTTGCGGAAGCTTCCGGGAAGGAAGCTGTCATGCCCACAAATCATACGACGCTTTTCAAAGG AGTTGTGTAGGGCAGAACTCCTGCTCTGTAACTGTAGCACCGGAAATTTTTGGAGGAGATCCATGCCCAAATGTCATGAAGAAGCTCTCTGTGGAGGCTGTTTGCAGCTGA